In one window of Shewanella goraebulensis DNA:
- a CDS encoding LabA-like NYN domain-containing protein, whose product MEKVAVFVDVQNIYYTCKQAFGRSFNYRALFKLLSQQAQIEHAFAYAIAPADDGQVKFQDALRHIGFEVKLKPYIQRSDGSAKGDWDVGITIDVLDYAEQVDKVILLSGDGDFDLLMAKVAQKFGCDTQVISVSSLTAKSLLDVVGSHLPIESNLLL is encoded by the coding sequence ATGGAAAAAGTAGCCGTATTTGTTGATGTACAAAACATCTATTACACCTGTAAGCAGGCTTTTGGCCGTTCGTTTAATTATCGCGCCTTATTTAAATTACTCTCTCAACAAGCACAAATTGAACATGCATTTGCTTACGCTATCGCCCCTGCTGATGATGGCCAAGTAAAGTTTCAAGATGCTCTACGACACATCGGTTTTGAAGTGAAACTAAAACCTTATATCCAACGAAGTGATGGTAGTGCTAAAGGTGATTGGGATGTCGGTATTACTATCGATGTTCTAGATTATGCAGAGCAAGTTGATAAAGTCATCCTACTTTCTGGTGATGGTGATTTTGATTTGTTAATGGCAAAAGTGGCTCAAAAGTTTGGATGCGATACTCAAGTAATCAGTGTTTCAAGTCTAACAGCTAAGTCTTTACTTGATGTTGTCGGTAGCCATTTACCTATTGAATCAAACCTCTTGCTTTAG
- a CDS encoding EAL domain-containing protein, with the protein MLQRAITLHCIVIAICIYCSITTFAHSEQFQLETLNVSDGLLSSSITTIHQQRSGYIWFGSDSGASRYDGINFIHFQFSPNEKNHISNNYVTDIYEDKAGNIWIATEDGLNQLTPENEMIQHNTLSSQNGLSSSWITRIYEDKDGSLWFGTGSGISQYDPKTKTFTAFFLYDDDNQRYDTSTYSIFTDYQGTIWVSTDFGLTTINRETKRLEQVTSSNPDTNKIMTGSVNAIQVVSDEQVWLGTYQQGLVDFNPKTMEVIIYEVDKNNPSIDQIASNNVVDMLFENSNTLWLAHNKGATRVSLDTMSFTHLQHQEYNHHSIADNRVHELQLDQAGGIWFATSMGASYYSPFKHGTRIFKPHPYTPELSSPFIYWVDTDENNKVWVTTSENINQINDKTEAIKLNPIENLSLESPYSAILDNQDNVWISGENGLSLYNIANEEIQHFSNAPGNAHHFPNSPFYLALPDNKGNVWISGYLDVGLILFNPQEGIKQQLLTEYDNSYSAGGNFTFDKQFIHNGELWLATTNAIYRVNPETYEVKHLSLGTDTENIRTVKIYQDEKNDIWVATQGLGLARIRVGEGWDDPVNIRYFNKDHGFTTNTLRGVTGNGDGFVWVTSQSKFAKMNTSTFEVTQYPSAINEKDSSFSDSAIAMKNDHLYLGSNNGLFKIDTKSITSNTFKPKVHITSALIANQQFIGANSNQNMNDVQLEYEQNIVQFSFASMDFTAPNKNQYRYRLRGFDENWVYAGSNTSATYTNLNAGDYSFIVQGSNSDGRWSPHVASFDFKVKQAWWFYAIITLILICTLLTLLYLFTRYQKITELSNRANYDSLTGLSNRFRFNAKLELTVTDVHKPAAVVFIDLDYFKEVNDTMGHDIGDELIIEVSKRLSNTLSKNDLLARLGGDEFAIIIQHPGTQAKLINVIERIRTSINTGYQIKAHWITSSASIGVACFPEDGLDSKTLLKHADTAMYAAKHAGRNNAYFFNESLSQALLEKTTIKQQLKIALVNEQFKVHYQPKVNLVTGEVSSFEALLRWYHPTEGLIPPVKFIPEAESNGQIIEIGYWVLLQACTDGQKWHQQGLLKDNISVNISPIQLSQPDICEHIESILHQTGFPAEKLELEITESLLIENFDTAEIVLKQLKKLNVRIALDDFGTGFSSLNYLTHFPLDTLKIDQGFLKGLLDNHATEIVLKNIVKLGNELNMHIVAEGIETDSQKLKLIELDCTTGQGYLFSPAVEEHLASKMLKSKSRFNKVD; encoded by the coding sequence ATGTTACAGCGGGCAATTACCCTACACTGCATTGTCATTGCTATTTGCATCTATTGCAGTATTACTACCTTTGCTCATTCGGAGCAATTTCAACTTGAAACACTGAATGTTAGTGATGGGTTACTTTCTTCTAGCATTACCACCATTCATCAACAGCGAAGTGGTTATATTTGGTTTGGCTCTGACAGTGGAGCCAGTCGGTATGACGGTATTAACTTTATTCACTTTCAATTCTCACCCAATGAAAAGAACCATATATCCAACAACTATGTAACCGACATTTATGAAGATAAAGCCGGTAATATTTGGATAGCAACCGAAGATGGACTTAATCAACTCACCCCTGAAAATGAGATGATTCAACATAACACTCTCAGTAGTCAGAATGGCTTAAGCTCTAGTTGGATAACCCGCATCTACGAAGACAAAGATGGCAGTTTATGGTTTGGGACGGGCTCAGGTATTAGTCAATATGACCCCAAGACAAAAACGTTTACAGCTTTCTTCCTTTACGATGATGATAACCAGCGTTATGACACTTCCACATATAGTATATTTACTGATTATCAGGGCACAATCTGGGTAAGTACCGATTTTGGTCTTACGACCATTAATCGGGAAACTAAGCGTTTAGAACAGGTAACCTCTAGCAATCCAGATACCAATAAAATAATGACAGGTTCGGTCAATGCTATTCAAGTTGTGTCTGACGAACAAGTTTGGCTAGGAACATATCAACAAGGCTTGGTCGATTTTAACCCTAAAACCATGGAAGTCATCATTTATGAGGTTGACAAAAACAATCCTTCTATCGATCAAATAGCATCGAATAACGTAGTAGATATGCTCTTTGAAAATAGTAATACACTTTGGTTGGCTCACAATAAAGGCGCCACCAGAGTCAGTCTTGATACCATGAGTTTTACCCATCTCCAGCACCAAGAATATAATCACCATTCAATTGCCGATAACAGAGTACACGAACTACAACTTGATCAAGCCGGAGGGATCTGGTTCGCTACTTCAATGGGCGCTTCGTATTACTCGCCTTTTAAGCATGGCACCCGAATATTTAAACCTCATCCATACACCCCAGAACTTTCTAGTCCTTTTATTTATTGGGTCGATACTGATGAAAACAATAAAGTTTGGGTGACGACTTCAGAAAATATAAACCAAATCAATGATAAAACCGAAGCAATTAAACTAAACCCAATTGAGAACTTGTCATTAGAATCTCCCTATAGCGCAATTTTAGATAACCAAGACAATGTGTGGATTTCAGGTGAAAATGGCCTATCTTTGTACAATATCGCTAATGAGGAAATACAACATTTTAGTAATGCACCAGGTAATGCCCACCATTTTCCTAATAGTCCTTTTTATCTAGCGTTACCGGATAACAAAGGTAATGTGTGGATCTCAGGGTACTTAGATGTCGGCCTTATCTTGTTTAATCCCCAAGAAGGAATCAAACAACAATTACTCACAGAATATGATAATTCATACTCAGCTGGAGGTAACTTTACTTTTGACAAGCAATTCATCCATAACGGCGAATTATGGCTAGCAACGACCAATGCCATATACCGTGTGAACCCAGAAACATATGAAGTTAAACATTTATCGCTTGGCACCGATACTGAAAATATTAGAACCGTTAAAATTTATCAGGATGAAAAAAATGACATTTGGGTTGCTACTCAGGGTTTAGGGCTTGCCCGAATTAGAGTGGGTGAAGGTTGGGACGATCCTGTTAATATAAGATACTTCAATAAAGATCATGGTTTTACCACCAATACTCTACGAGGCGTAACGGGGAATGGTGATGGATTTGTTTGGGTAACCTCGCAATCAAAGTTCGCAAAAATGAATACCAGTACTTTTGAAGTCACTCAATACCCTAGCGCAATTAATGAAAAAGATAGCTCATTTTCTGATTCTGCTATTGCAATGAAAAATGACCACTTATATTTGGGGTCAAATAACGGTTTATTTAAGATTGACACCAAATCAATCACAAGTAATACCTTTAAACCCAAAGTTCATATTACCTCAGCGTTAATAGCAAACCAGCAGTTTATTGGCGCTAATAGCAATCAAAATATGAATGACGTACAACTTGAATACGAACAAAATATTGTTCAATTTTCCTTTGCATCAATGGATTTTACTGCGCCTAATAAAAACCAGTATCGCTACCGTTTACGCGGTTTTGATGAAAACTGGGTATATGCTGGCAGCAATACTTCAGCAACTTACACAAACCTCAATGCTGGAGATTACTCCTTTATTGTCCAAGGCAGCAACAGTGATGGACGCTGGAGCCCTCATGTTGCCTCTTTTGACTTTAAGGTAAAACAAGCATGGTGGTTTTATGCAATTATTACCTTAATCCTTATTTGTACCTTACTCACCTTATTGTATTTATTTACTCGATATCAAAAAATAACCGAACTGAGTAACCGAGCAAACTACGACAGCTTAACGGGTTTATCCAATCGCTTTCGATTTAATGCCAAGCTCGAATTAACCGTTACTGATGTGCATAAACCAGCGGCAGTCGTATTCATTGATTTGGATTATTTTAAAGAAGTTAATGACACTATGGGGCACGATATTGGCGATGAATTAATCATCGAGGTCAGTAAGAGGTTATCCAACACCTTAAGTAAAAACGACTTACTTGCGAGATTAGGGGGGGATGAGTTTGCAATCATCATTCAACACCCAGGCACGCAAGCCAAACTCATTAATGTAATAGAACGAATCCGTACCAGTATTAATACCGGTTATCAAATAAAAGCCCACTGGATCACTAGCTCCGCCAGTATTGGAGTCGCTTGCTTCCCTGAAGATGGTCTCGACTCTAAAACCTTACTGAAACACGCTGATACCGCCATGTACGCAGCAAAGCATGCTGGTCGTAATAACGCTTACTTCTTTAATGAGTCTCTTTCACAAGCATTACTTGAAAAAACCACTATAAAACAGCAATTAAAAATTGCACTGGTGAATGAGCAATTCAAGGTACATTATCAACCCAAAGTCAATCTAGTGACTGGTGAAGTATCCTCATTTGAAGCATTATTAAGGTGGTATCACCCAACCGAAGGGCTTATACCACCGGTTAAGTTTATTCCTGAAGCTGAAAGTAATGGCCAAATTATTGAGATTGGCTATTGGGTATTGCTGCAAGCATGTACCGATGGTCAAAAATGGCATCAACAAGGATTATTGAAAGACAATATCTCAGTTAATATTTCCCCCATACAACTCTCGCAGCCAGATATTTGCGAACACATAGAGTCAATTTTGCACCAAACAGGTTTCCCGGCTGAAAAGCTCGAGTTAGAAATCACAGAATCCTTACTGATTGAAAATTTTGACACTGCAGAAATCGTACTTAAACAGCTTAAAAAGCTTAATGTTCGAATTGCATTAGATGACTTTGGTACTGGATTTTCATCGTTGAATTATTTAACTCATTTTCCACTGGATACCTTAAAAATAGATCAAGGATTTTTGAAAGGATTACTGGATAACCACGCTACAGAAATTGTACTTAAAAATATTGTCAAACTCGGCAATGAACTTAATATGCATATTGTGGCTGAAGGCATAGAAACTGACTCACAAAAGCTCAAACTCATTGAGTTAGATTGCACTACAGGCCAAGGATATTTATTCAGTCCAGCTGTCGAGGAGCACCTTGCTAGCAAAATGCTCAAAAGTAAAAGTCGCTTTAACAAAGTCGACTAA
- a CDS encoding thioesterase family protein yields MTMTQKTIEYSPTFHFPVQIYYEDTDFSGVVYHPNFLKYFERAREHVIGANVLNVLWQQQQLGFAVYRTDMLCHDGVEFADIVDVRTKYYFESKYRTVWLQEIWRPNAKKPAVTATIEMVCMNQQRQMAPMPMNLIEQLTEKFS; encoded by the coding sequence ATGACAATGACTCAAAAAACAATTGAATACAGCCCTACCTTTCATTTTCCTGTGCAAATATATTACGAAGATACCGATTTTTCAGGCGTTGTTTACCATCCTAATTTCTTAAAGTATTTTGAGCGAGCACGAGAACATGTCATAGGCGCAAATGTCCTCAATGTCTTATGGCAACAACAACAATTGGGTTTTGCCGTATATCGAACCGATATGTTGTGTCATGACGGTGTCGAATTTGCGGATATTGTCGATGTAAGAACTAAATATTATTTCGAAAGCAAATATCGCACGGTATGGCTACAAGAAATTTGGCGCCCCAATGCAAAAAAACCAGCAGTAACTGCAACCATTGAAATGGTCTGCATGAACCAGCAACGTCAAATGGCACCAATGCCGATGAACTTAATTGAACAATTAACAGAAAAATTTAGCTGA
- a CDS encoding putative bifunctional diguanylate cyclase/phosphodiesterase — protein sequence MLSIEIIIVLFIALILLLGIVLGGYFQQGKFIAELTQTLESNNVTQSPLNFKHTPRAFKPLVHNLNLFQQNNPITLERDKLTGLSNRVGFKRKMFAKMPATEGMLVLVDIQQFRFVNDLFGFIFGDQLLKSFAKRIKELGNPPQFVSRMNGNEFLLFYPKQISSFELNSIKQHLQKPFEIEQTPISIKVQLGVLELHDHHADVSLMLRRLDLALKKAKVSNKDIAFYNQDDDKAQYRELMIINSLPKSLKQNQLHMVYQPKLDISSGKCEQVEALIRWEHSGLGNIPPTEFIPLAEHTGVIDLISKWALEQVLKQQVKWLQQGINIKVAVNLSTKDLENQHLPIDISNLLTQYKVPAENLMIEITESALMLDLARTIETLKEIRELGVKIAIDDFGTGHSSLAYLRHLPIDEVKIDKAFLDDFNCDIQANKIVKTSIELAKSLGFDVTVEGVETKDVFDTLIEFGTDTIQGEYVSKPLIAADLELRFSQLIQQPFVSIPTKH from the coding sequence GTGTTAAGCATTGAAATTATCATTGTACTGTTTATCGCACTTATTCTGTTGCTTGGGATTGTATTAGGCGGTTATTTCCAGCAAGGCAAGTTTATTGCTGAATTAACCCAGACATTAGAGTCTAATAATGTGACTCAATCACCGCTGAATTTTAAGCATACTCCCCGCGCGTTTAAGCCACTTGTTCATAACCTCAATTTGTTTCAACAAAATAACCCTATCACGCTTGAACGAGACAAATTGACGGGTTTATCAAATCGGGTTGGGTTTAAAAGAAAAATGTTTGCCAAAATGCCAGCAACAGAAGGTATGTTAGTGCTGGTGGACATTCAGCAATTTAGATTTGTGAATGATTTATTTGGGTTTATATTTGGTGATCAGCTACTTAAATCGTTTGCAAAGCGAATCAAAGAATTAGGCAACCCTCCCCAGTTTGTGTCAAGAATGAATGGTAATGAGTTTTTGCTGTTTTACCCAAAGCAGATTTCTAGTTTTGAATTAAATAGCATCAAGCAACATTTGCAAAAGCCTTTTGAGATTGAGCAAACGCCAATCAGCATTAAGGTTCAGTTAGGGGTGTTAGAGTTACACGATCATCATGCTGATGTCAGTTTAATGTTGAGGCGTTTAGATTTAGCTCTTAAAAAGGCGAAAGTGAGTAATAAGGATATTGCTTTTTATAATCAAGATGATGATAAAGCGCAGTATCGTGAATTGATGATTATTAATAGCCTGCCTAAAAGCTTAAAGCAGAATCAGTTGCATATGGTGTATCAACCCAAGCTTGATATTAGTTCTGGTAAGTGTGAGCAAGTTGAGGCTTTAATACGTTGGGAACATTCTGGGTTAGGAAATATTCCGCCGACTGAGTTTATCCCGCTCGCTGAACATACAGGTGTTATTGATTTAATCAGTAAATGGGCACTAGAACAGGTACTAAAGCAACAAGTGAAGTGGCTGCAACAAGGCATTAATATTAAAGTCGCAGTTAATTTATCGACTAAAGATTTAGAGAACCAGCACTTGCCAATCGACATCAGTAATTTACTGACTCAATACAAAGTGCCTGCTGAAAACTTGATGATTGAAATTACAGAAAGTGCTTTGATGCTGGATTTAGCTAGAACAATTGAAACCTTGAAAGAAATCAGAGAACTTGGGGTCAAAATTGCCATTGATGATTTTGGTACTGGCCATTCTTCACTCGCTTATTTACGCCACTTACCTATTGATGAAGTTAAAATAGATAAAGCATTTTTGGATGATTTTAATTGTGATATTCAAGCGAATAAAATCGTTAAGACAAGTATTGAATTAGCCAAAAGCTTAGGTTTTGATGTGACAGTTGAAGGGGTGGAAACAAAGGACGTATTTGATACCTTAATTGAGTTTGGCACAGATACGATTCAAGGCGAATATGTGAGTAAACCACTGATAGCCGCGGATTTGGAGCTACGTTTTTCGCAACTCATTCAACAACCATTCGTCTCTATACCCACTAAGCATTAG
- a CDS encoding HDOD domain-containing protein: MTTEHQLLVGLLKKLKDDALVLPTLPEVAMRVQEVVSQPDSSLKQVGDIIGQDAAISARIIKVANSALYSRGNKAENISAAVNRIGLIQIKSIVTSVALEQLFISTNEMVWQVMDEVWQTSIEVTASSGAMLSMYNKRNPSKKLDPETLTLAGLVHNIGALPVLSEAESRPDAFSSIDQLRGLVRKMQGPIGRAILKTWDFAPEVMEVVERWADLHYMPENVTYLDFIRSAAYYTGELRAGLELEQRLDIFATRGLPVTPEDLESDEFLEVYHSIKQSYQ; encoded by the coding sequence ATGACAACTGAACACCAATTATTGGTTGGGCTATTAAAGAAGCTTAAAGACGACGCTTTAGTGCTTCCTACACTGCCTGAAGTGGCCATGAGGGTACAGGAAGTCGTGTCGCAACCAGACTCAAGTTTAAAACAAGTCGGTGACATTATTGGTCAAGATGCAGCGATTTCTGCGCGTATCATTAAAGTCGCAAATAGTGCTTTATATAGCCGAGGTAATAAAGCTGAAAATATCAGCGCTGCAGTTAATCGTATTGGGCTAATACAAATTAAATCTATCGTTACTTCGGTAGCTCTTGAGCAGTTATTTATTTCGACCAATGAAATGGTTTGGCAAGTGATGGATGAAGTCTGGCAAACATCAATTGAAGTCACTGCGTCTTCAGGAGCGATGTTGTCGATGTACAATAAGCGCAACCCAAGTAAAAAGCTTGACCCAGAAACACTGACACTTGCAGGGCTTGTGCATAACATTGGCGCTTTACCTGTATTGTCTGAAGCCGAATCAAGGCCTGATGCATTTAGCAGTATTGATCAATTGCGGGGTTTAGTCCGTAAAATGCAAGGTCCAATTGGTCGCGCTATTTTAAAAACTTGGGATTTTGCGCCAGAGGTAATGGAAGTTGTGGAACGATGGGCTGATTTACATTACATGCCAGAAAACGTAACGTACTTAGACTTTATTCGATCGGCAGCATATTACACAGGTGAGCTAAGAGCTGGACTAGAGCTTGAGCAACGCTTAGATATTTTTGCTACTCGTGGGTTGCCGGTTACACCTGAAGATTTAGAGAGTGATGAGTTTTTAGAGGTTTATCATTCTATTAAACAAAGTTATCAATAA
- the trhP gene encoding prephenate-dependent tRNA uridine(34) hydroxylase TrhP, with product MFRPELLSPAGTLKNMRYAFAYGADAVYAGQPRYSLRVRNNDFKMENLAMGIKEAHALNKKLYVVSNIAPHNAKLKTYIRDMAPVIDMKPDAVIMSDPGLIMMVREAFPDQTVHLSVQANAINWASVKFWQQQGIKRVILSRELSLDEIEEIRQQCPDIELEVFVHGALCMAYSGRCLLSGYINKRDPNQGTCTNACRWKYDVHEAKQTETGDIIAVNPQGIVDQNGVQIETPTLGAGQPSDEVVLLQEPGRPGEYMPAYEDEHGTYIMNSKDLRAIQHVERLTKMGVDSLKIEGRTKSFYYVARTAQLYRQAIEDAVAGNDFDRTLMHNLEGLAHRGYTEGFLRRHVHDEYQNYDYGYSISDTQQFVGEFTGKRNEAGAAEIDVKNKFLVGDSVEVMTPQGNLTLTISELVNRKGESVEAGLGSGHFVFLSVPNEVELDKAILMRNLPQGQDSRNPHQETAPAE from the coding sequence ATGTTTAGACCAGAGCTATTGTCTCCAGCAGGAACATTAAAGAACATGCGTTACGCCTTTGCCTATGGTGCAGATGCGGTGTATGCAGGTCAACCTCGCTATAGCTTACGCGTTCGAAATAATGACTTCAAAATGGAAAACCTTGCCATGGGGATTAAAGAAGCCCATGCGCTAAACAAAAAGTTATATGTGGTAAGTAACATTGCACCACATAACGCCAAATTAAAAACCTATATCCGCGATATGGCGCCAGTGATTGATATGAAACCCGATGCGGTCATCATGTCAGATCCGGGTCTTATCATGATGGTACGTGAAGCTTTCCCAGATCAAACAGTACATTTGTCTGTACAAGCCAATGCGATTAACTGGGCATCAGTTAAGTTCTGGCAGCAACAAGGCATTAAACGAGTCATCTTGTCTCGTGAGTTATCACTTGATGAAATTGAAGAGATTCGCCAGCAGTGTCCAGATATTGAACTAGAAGTCTTTGTGCACGGCGCTTTATGTATGGCTTATTCAGGTCGTTGCCTGCTTTCAGGTTACATCAACAAACGCGATCCTAACCAAGGTACCTGCACAAACGCATGTCGCTGGAAGTATGATGTTCATGAAGCTAAGCAAACTGAGACTGGCGATATTATTGCGGTTAACCCGCAAGGTATTGTCGATCAAAATGGCGTGCAAATAGAAACGCCTACATTAGGCGCTGGCCAGCCTTCTGATGAAGTAGTACTACTTCAAGAACCTGGTCGCCCTGGTGAATACATGCCAGCTTATGAAGATGAGCACGGCACTTACATCATGAACTCGAAAGACCTACGTGCAATTCAACATGTTGAGCGTTTAACGAAAATGGGTGTGGATTCATTAAAAATCGAAGGCCGCACAAAGTCATTTTATTATGTCGCTCGCACCGCACAACTTTATCGCCAAGCGATTGAAGATGCAGTTGCTGGCAATGACTTTGATCGTACATTGATGCATAACCTTGAAGGGTTAGCGCATCGCGGTTACACCGAAGGTTTCTTGCGTCGTCACGTACATGATGAATATCAAAACTATGACTACGGTTATTCAATTAGTGACACCCAACAGTTCGTCGGTGAATTTACCGGTAAGCGCAATGAAGCTGGCGCTGCAGAAATTGATGTAAAAAATAAATTCTTAGTTGGTGATAGTGTCGAAGTAATGACGCCACAAGGCAATTTAACCTTAACCATTTCAGAATTAGTTAACCGTAAAGGCGAGTCAGTGGAAGCTGGGCTAGGTTCAGGACATTTCGTGTTCTTATCTGTGCCTAATGAAGTTGAATTAGACAAAGCTATTTTGATGCGAAATCTTCCTCAAGGGCAAGATTCTCGAAACCCGCACCAAGAAACGGCACCAGCAGAGTAA
- a CDS encoding YfhL family 4Fe-4S dicluster ferredoxin, whose amino-acid sequence MALIIDDSCINCDMCEPECPNEAITMGEEIYEIDPALCTECVGHYDKPTCISVCPIDCIDPDPAHAETPEELKYKYQVITGKV is encoded by the coding sequence ATGGCTTTAATAATTGACGATAGCTGTATCAATTGCGACATGTGTGAGCCTGAATGCCCTAATGAAGCTATCACCATGGGTGAAGAGATTTACGAAATCGATCCTGCTTTATGCACTGAATGTGTAGGACATTACGACAAGCCAACATGCATTTCGGTTTGTCCGATTGACTGTATCGATCCAGACCCTGCACATGCTGAAACGCCTGAAGAGTTAAAGTACAAGTACCAAGTGATTACCGGAAAAGTTTAA
- the ubiT gene encoding ubiquinone anaerobic biosynthesis accessory factor UbiT, whose translation MSISFSSKVAKNVLGLAPKVATQSLAVVPEKVKLDLLAKLLTLTLSEQIKFGELDFLQSKWVAISVQDIGLHFEISFDGQLLLRPLTKADVTFTANVPELLLVAAAKEDPDTLFFQRKLRIEGDTELGLEVKNLLLGIELEALPQPVRLSIEKLAITLQTLQSYSNDNNSAMA comes from the coding sequence ATGTCTATTAGTTTTTCAAGTAAAGTTGCTAAAAATGTATTAGGTTTAGCGCCAAAAGTGGCCACACAATCATTGGCAGTCGTGCCTGAAAAAGTCAAATTGGATCTGTTAGCTAAGCTGCTTACTTTGACATTATCTGAGCAAATTAAGTTCGGTGAATTAGACTTCTTACAATCTAAATGGGTGGCTATTTCAGTACAAGATATTGGCTTACATTTTGAAATCAGCTTTGATGGGCAATTGTTATTACGTCCGCTAACTAAAGCTGATGTGACTTTTACTGCTAATGTTCCTGAGTTATTACTTGTTGCGGCAGCTAAAGAAGACCCTGATACCTTATTCTTTCAGCGTAAACTGCGTATTGAAGGGGATACTGAGTTAGGTTTAGAGGTGAAGAATTTACTATTAGGCATCGAGCTAGAAGCGCTGCCACAACCTGTACGGTTAAGCATTGAAAAGTTGGCCATTACGTTACAAACGCTGCAAAGCTATTCTAATGACAACAATTCTGCGATGGCGTAA
- the ubiU gene encoding ubiquinone anaerobic biosynthesis protein UbiU, translated as MELLCPAGNLASLKAAFRAGADAVYLGLKDDTNARSFAGLNFTPEQIKQATKLAHSQGRKVFLTLNTFPKPGEESRWYQAIDLAANIGMDALITADISLLDYASRRYPHLPLHLSVQASATNLAALDFYQQAFNIERAVLPRVLSIKQVKDLAKNSSVELEVFAFGSLCIMAEGRCHLSSYVTGQSPNTGGSCSPAKHVRWQEQGDKCLTRLNEVLIDTSGVNQQLGYPVVCKGRYIAEDQSQANYLLESPTSLNTLSLLPQLASAGIKSLKIEGRQRSPAYVEQVTRVWREAIDSFLNHPESFTEQARWNQVLAKVSEGQVTTLGAYERQWQ; from the coding sequence ATGGAACTCTTGTGCCCCGCAGGAAATTTAGCTTCGTTAAAAGCCGCTTTTAGAGCTGGTGCAGATGCGGTTTATCTTGGATTAAAAGATGATACCAATGCCCGTTCATTCGCTGGATTGAACTTTACTCCTGAACAAATAAAACAAGCCACCAAGCTTGCTCACAGTCAAGGTAGAAAGGTCTTTTTAACACTTAATACTTTTCCAAAACCAGGTGAAGAATCCCGCTGGTATCAAGCCATCGACTTAGCAGCCAATATAGGTATGGATGCACTGATCACCGCAGATATATCACTATTAGATTATGCAAGCCGTCGCTATCCACATTTGCCACTGCATTTATCAGTTCAAGCCAGTGCAACCAACCTTGCAGCTTTAGATTTCTATCAGCAAGCATTTAATATCGAGCGCGCCGTATTGCCACGGGTGTTATCAATTAAACAAGTTAAAGATTTAGCTAAAAATAGCAGTGTTGAGCTAGAAGTGTTTGCCTTTGGCAGTCTTTGCATTATGGCCGAAGGCCGATGCCACTTGTCTTCTTATGTTACCGGTCAATCACCTAATACTGGCGGCTCTTGCTCTCCTGCTAAGCATGTCAGATGGCAAGAACAAGGCGATAAATGCCTAACTCGGTTAAATGAAGTGCTAATTGATACTTCAGGCGTTAACCAACAACTTGGTTACCCTGTGGTATGTAAAGGCCGCTATATCGCTGAAGATCAGAGCCAAGCAAACTATTTATTAGAATCTCCAACAAGTTTGAATACCTTAAGTCTGCTGCCACAACTGGCATCAGCTGGCATTAAATCTTTAAAAATTGAAGGAAGACAGCGCAGCCCTGCCTATGTTGAGCAAGTCACACGAGTTTGGCGAGAAGCAATTGATAGCTTTTTAAACCACCCTGAATCTTTTACCGAGCAAGCTAGATGGAATCAAGTTCTCGCAAAAGTGTCTGAAGGACAAGTCACCACATTAGGCGCATACGAACGCCAATGGCAGTAA